A stretch of the Geovibrio thiophilus genome encodes the following:
- the hypD gene encoding hydrogenase formation protein HypD translates to MKFVKDFRDRELAEKLLAAISREADTSRVYRFMEVCGSHTMAVSRFGLRSLLPKNIELVSGPGCPVCVTPQWEIDAIFEIASREDVTIVTFGDMIRVPGSRGESLQKLRADGADIRIVFSPLDTLKIAEETGKNTVFIGIGFETTAPTAAALAKTAKELGTANVFVAPFCKTVPEVMDVLLADETLEIDGFLCPGHVSVVTGLDIYKAVTAQKRSAVVTGFEPLDILSSVLEMVRQHNKGEYEVKNFYTRAVKNEGNLKAQALLKEVFYQADTDWRGLGRIPKSGLRFRDEYQSVDALAKFGIQETGVTDLKGCKCGDVLKGKMKPSACPMFDNGCTPQNPYGPCMVSSEGSCSAYYKYER, encoded by the coding sequence GTGAAATTCGTAAAAGATTTCAGGGACAGAGAGCTTGCGGAAAAGCTGCTCGCAGCAATCAGCCGTGAGGCGGATACATCCCGCGTATACAGATTTATGGAGGTCTGCGGCAGTCACACCATGGCTGTTTCAAGATTCGGTCTGCGCAGTCTTCTGCCGAAGAATATTGAGCTTGTCTCGGGTCCGGGCTGTCCGGTGTGCGTGACTCCTCAGTGGGAGATTGACGCTATATTTGAAATAGCCTCACGGGAGGATGTCACCATAGTTACCTTCGGGGATATGATACGTGTTCCCGGCAGCAGGGGCGAAAGCCTCCAGAAACTCAGGGCGGACGGAGCGGATATACGCATAGTATTTTCGCCGCTTGATACGCTGAAAATAGCGGAAGAGACGGGGAAAAACACGGTGTTTATCGGCATAGGGTTTGAAACCACGGCACCCACGGCGGCGGCTCTGGCGAAAACAGCGAAGGAGCTCGGAACTGCAAATGTATTTGTCGCGCCGTTCTGTAAGACTGTGCCGGAGGTTATGGATGTTCTCCTTGCGGATGAAACGCTGGAGATAGACGGCTTCCTTTGCCCCGGGCATGTTTCTGTGGTTACAGGGCTTGACATATACAAGGCTGTGACGGCGCAGAAACGAAGCGCAGTGGTCACAGGCTTTGAGCCGCTTGATATACTTTCGTCAGTGCTTGAGATGGTGCGCCAGCACAACAAAGGCGAGTACGAGGTGAAAAACTTCTACACCAGAGCGGTTAAGAACGAAGGGAATCTCAAGGCGCAGGCTCTTCTGAAAGAGGTCTTTTATCAGGCGGACACCGACTGGCGCGGTCTGGGGCGGATTCCGAAAAGCGGTCTTCGTTTCAGGGATGAGTATCAGTCTGTGGACGCTCTTGCCAAATTCGGCATACAGGAAACCGGAGTCACCGATCTGAAAGGCTGCAAATGCGGCGATGTGCTCAAGGGGAAGATGAAGCCCTCAGCCTGTCCGATGTTTGACAACGGCTGTACTCCGCAGAACCCATACGGTCCCTGTATGGTTTCTTCAGAGGGTTCCTGCTCGGCATACTATAAATACGAAAGATAA
- a CDS encoding ATP-binding protein, which produces MKPITDIYPENLKTDTDDLSGCEHAVKFIANAVPEPVIMLNHERRLVTFNSAAAFVLGQTDELIGRLPGEILGCSHAVSSHDQCGTMEFCKHCGANRAIAESLKEVKSARECSILKKDGDVMELRVTSTPMKMNGLLYLFVYIKDLSDSKRKAILERLFFHDIMNMLSGISAASDILESAESVEEIKELADIMRMTSVSLTDEIRSHKLIFEAENGELSTRPEEVSSAEIINELKALYSAGTVCIGKNIAADPAGEDIRFITDKTILKRVLGNLLKNALEAVESGGTVKIGSYPAEDGVEFRVYNKGFIHRDIQARLFHRNVSTKGAGRGLGTHSVKLLSEKYLKGRAGFSSSETLGTVFRVVYPYEIK; this is translated from the coding sequence ATGAAACCGATAACCGATATTTATCCTGAAAACTTAAAGACTGACACGGACGATCTCTCCGGCTGCGAACATGCGGTTAAATTCATCGCAAACGCCGTACCGGAGCCGGTGATCATGCTCAACCACGAGAGAAGACTCGTCACATTCAACTCCGCTGCCGCCTTTGTTCTGGGACAAACGGATGAACTGATCGGCAGGCTTCCGGGGGAAATTCTAGGCTGCTCCCACGCTGTGTCTTCACACGATCAGTGCGGAACAATGGAATTCTGCAAGCACTGCGGAGCAAACAGGGCTATAGCCGAAAGCCTCAAAGAGGTAAAATCCGCCAGAGAATGCAGCATCCTGAAAAAAGACGGCGATGTGATGGAGCTTCGGGTTACATCCACGCCTATGAAAATGAACGGTCTGCTTTATCTGTTCGTTTATATAAAAGACCTCAGCGACTCTAAACGGAAGGCAATACTTGAGCGGCTTTTCTTTCATGACATCATGAACATGCTCTCAGGCATAAGCGCTGCTTCGGACATTCTTGAGTCCGCCGAAAGCGTTGAAGAGATAAAAGAGTTGGCGGACATAATGCGCATGACCTCTGTCAGCCTCACAGACGAGATACGCTCCCACAAGCTGATATTCGAGGCTGAAAACGGCGAGCTCAGCACCAGACCGGAAGAAGTTTCATCCGCAGAAATAATAAATGAGCTTAAAGCGCTGTATTCCGCCGGAACAGTCTGCATCGGCAAAAACATAGCCGCAGATCCGGCAGGAGAGGACATACGCTTCATAACTGATAAAACAATACTTAAGCGGGTTCTTGGTAATCTGCTGAAAAACGCCCTTGAAGCAGTCGAATCAGGCGGAACAGTAAAAATCGGCTCCTATCCGGCTGAGGACGGAGTGGAGTTCAGGGTATACAACAAAGGATTCATCCACAGAGATATTCAGGCGCGGCTTTTCCACAGAAACGTCAGCACAAAAGGCGCCGGAAGAGGGCTCGGAACTCACAGCGTGAAGCTCCTGAGCGAAAAGTATCTCAAGGGACGGGCGGGCTTTTCTTCATCCGAAACTCTCGGAACAGTATTCCGTGTTGTTTATCCGTATGAGATCAAATAA
- a CDS encoding PilN domain-containing protein — translation MIRVNLLGRKRKKKVKPIQIELSAFVLAVAAVFAGIMLFNMTVNAKIAYLEDQVNKKQTELRKLQSVKQEVERFRTQMDEIQKKIEIVRKLKEGQKGYYKILTNIEKSMPDDVWTSSLSFEGGKIVLGCSSLRVSSVNRFVMNLYETNMFSTIDLEKADKKDEDTVEINNFVITAGVRLD, via the coding sequence ATGATAAGGGTTAACCTGCTCGGCAGGAAGCGTAAAAAGAAGGTCAAACCGATACAGATTGAGTTAAGCGCTTTTGTTCTGGCGGTTGCCGCAGTTTTCGCCGGCATTATGCTGTTCAATATGACGGTGAACGCAAAAATCGCGTATCTTGAGGATCAGGTTAACAAAAAACAGACGGAACTCCGCAAGCTTCAGAGCGTCAAGCAGGAAGTGGAGAGATTCCGCACCCAGATGGATGAGATTCAGAAGAAAATCGAGATAGTCCGCAAGCTTAAGGAAGGGCAGAAAGGCTATTATAAAATACTTACAAATATAGAGAAGTCCATGCCGGACGATGTTTGGACAAGCAGCCTCAGCTTCGAGGGCGGCAAAATAGTTCTCGGCTGCTCCTCACTCAGGGTTTCATCGGTGAACAGATTTGTGATGAACCTGTACGAAACGAATATGTTTTCCACAATAGACCTTGAGAAAGCAGACAAAAAGGATGAGGACACGGTTGAAATAAACAACTTTGTAATTACCGCCGGAGTGAGGTTGGACTGA
- the hypE gene encoding hydrogenase expression/formation protein HypE, with the protein MKKIGLAEGGGGSATNKFIKELFISRLGNDASEKMPDAAHVETDGRTAFTTDGFVVRPEFFPGGNIGKLAVCGTVNDLAVSGAKAEYLSLGVIIPEGYEAERLEKIVDAIAETAKRAGVKIVCGDTKVVEKGAVDGLFINTAGIGRVVNDWTVFENIKDGDAVILTSDMARHGMSVLLARGELGFEGNIESDCAPLNKMLEALHEYDVHFCRDATRGGVAAVLNEIADGAKKGFLIHEADLPLRQDVGNLCEILGFDPLSVANEGLAVILVSASDASHVIEKLKNFEEGRNACVVGFVNGAGRVILETAVGGRRVVDMPAGELLPRIC; encoded by the coding sequence ATGAAAAAAATAGGATTGGCTGAAGGCGGCGGCGGAAGCGCCACCAATAAATTTATAAAAGAGCTTTTTATCTCCCGTTTGGGGAATGACGCATCGGAAAAAATGCCCGATGCGGCGCATGTTGAAACAGACGGCAGAACGGCATTCACAACTGACGGCTTTGTGGTGCGCCCCGAGTTTTTCCCCGGCGGAAACATAGGCAAGCTTGCCGTATGCGGCACAGTGAACGACCTTGCCGTGAGCGGTGCGAAGGCGGAATATCTCTCTCTCGGAGTCATCATTCCCGAAGGATATGAGGCGGAAAGACTGGAAAAAATCGTGGACGCCATAGCGGAAACTGCGAAAAGGGCTGGGGTCAAAATCGTCTGCGGCGATACGAAGGTTGTGGAAAAAGGTGCCGTGGACGGGCTTTTTATAAACACCGCAGGCATAGGAAGAGTGGTTAATGACTGGACAGTCTTTGAGAATATAAAGGACGGCGACGCTGTGATCCTCACCTCGGATATGGCGCGTCACGGCATGAGCGTGCTTCTCGCCAGAGGAGAGCTTGGTTTTGAGGGGAATATAGAGTCAGACTGCGCACCGCTGAACAAAATGCTTGAGGCGCTTCATGAATATGATGTTCATTTTTGCAGAGACGCCACAAGAGGCGGTGTCGCCGCTGTTCTGAACGAGATAGCCGATGGAGCGAAAAAGGGCTTCCTCATACATGAGGCAGACCTTCCGCTGAGGCAGGATGTTGGAAATTTGTGTGAAATTCTCGGTTTCGATCCTCTGTCTGTTGCTAATGAAGGATTAGCTGTTATACTTGTATCAGCTTCGGACGCTTCTCATGTTATTGAGAAGCTGAAAAATTTTGAGGAAGGCAGGAATGCCTGCGTTGTCGGTTTTGTAAATGGAGCAGGGCGTGTTATACTTGAGACGGCGGTCGGCGGCAGACGTGTGGTGGATATGCCTGCGGGCGAGCTTCTTCCCCGTATTTGTTAG
- a CDS encoding choice-of-anchor D domain-containing protein, with translation MRHFKFFLLILSVFITASCGSGGETTAKADFTDGSMRSVAGFTEDGISHTLGTFEEDGDGIPVSNAELNQNEPEVIYLNGHNLWLAVWEDERNAGTPGLQNDIYARYINSDGTTCGSEIIVSSTNSMEVAPKVAFDDVNNTAVITWQDSRGDASSGKIYFKTLTLTDASTCAVTLGSEKYFGFTNSTADDGLIVRESPFIKFHDGTFYFVWLEQRAQAHTVTHLCMNTTPPNEVWAGNTISDHSYLGFATVTTANLSNPSPFPASFMHTADTSTTLKSGNTTIKVLEAEYGADEENFIVERYSSIENPSIDCSNSGLCMVIFEAIRSEHTFGCEDRSGVISPIPWEDTEVDESANIYAFMLPELTDNTGYRRVNSVVLNVSNHAPIIRFDSVAQRYLIAWERHAASVKPKIYGQLLSPSGSYYSGNFQIGFDYESVEHGQTNPNIAYDSTNGRFLVTWADARTGATSLENIDVFGQFVNGAGSLSGSNFPLTTNQYNQQSPSTAYNAFSQRFISVWADARNLSSSTCGSGTRPCGSDIYAIRYALGQPQITLYNETGSILNPAQINFGSINTASTLQKSFKIKNTGDDVLRLKCFSSLNTPFSYINLPAEIAACDNNYQEINPNTEQTYNVTFSPTVNGTFNTSFEIVSNAGYRTIYLTGTAQQASIEVPNLTNNTLSFADTTVDSSSAMSFRIRNNGQVSYTISIQSGSPFVIDTAGSPTLPYTLNAGSEAVFYLNFNPTAAGSVTRTVTISTDAGISTSFNVTGRGISSSNDGDDNGTGGGDGGTDDDDDGEPSGGCSAGGNSNLPIALFALAGIAKVIMRRRKEQE, from the coding sequence ATGCGTCATTTTAAATTTTTTCTGCTTATTCTTTCAGTTTTCATAACAGCTTCCTGCGGCTCCGGCGGCGAAACAACCGCAAAAGCCGACTTTACCGACGGAAGTATGCGCAGTGTCGCAGGCTTCACCGAGGACGGCATATCACATACCCTAGGCACCTTTGAAGAGGACGGCGACGGAATACCTGTTTCAAACGCTGAACTGAACCAGAACGAGCCGGAAGTTATCTATCTAAACGGTCACAATCTCTGGCTGGCTGTCTGGGAAGATGAAAGAAACGCAGGCACACCCGGTCTGCAAAATGATATATATGCCCGTTACATTAATTCCGACGGAACAACATGCGGCTCTGAAATCATAGTTTCATCCACAAACAGTATGGAAGTTGCCCCTAAAGTGGCATTTGATGACGTTAACAATACCGCAGTTATCACATGGCAGGACTCCAGAGGTGATGCTTCAAGCGGGAAAATTTATTTTAAAACACTCACGTTAACAGACGCATCAACATGCGCTGTAACATTGGGAAGTGAAAAATATTTCGGTTTCACAAACAGCACTGCGGATGACGGACTAATCGTAAGAGAGTCACCTTTTATAAAATTCCATGATGGAACCTTCTATTTTGTGTGGCTTGAACAGAGAGCACAGGCACACACCGTAACCCACTTGTGCATGAATACCACCCCTCCGAACGAAGTATGGGCAGGCAACACTATTTCTGACCATTCTTATCTCGGATTCGCAACCGTAACTACGGCTAATCTCTCCAATCCTTCACCCTTTCCCGCAAGCTTCATGCACACGGCAGATACATCGACCACCCTTAAAAGCGGCAACACTACAATAAAAGTTCTCGAAGCAGAATACGGAGCCGATGAAGAAAACTTCATCGTGGAAAGATACTCAAGCATTGAAAACCCCAGCATTGACTGCTCCAACTCAGGGCTGTGCATGGTTATTTTTGAGGCAATAAGAAGTGAACACACATTCGGATGTGAAGACCGCAGCGGAGTAATATCCCCCATACCTTGGGAAGATACGGAAGTTGATGAAAGTGCGAATATATACGCTTTCATGCTGCCGGAGCTCACAGACAACACTGGCTACCGCAGGGTGAACAGTGTTGTCCTTAACGTATCAAACCATGCTCCGATAATAAGATTTGACAGTGTCGCCCAGCGTTATCTTATCGCATGGGAAAGACATGCTGCGTCCGTTAAGCCGAAAATATACGGTCAGCTTCTTTCACCCAGCGGCAGCTACTATTCAGGTAACTTTCAGATAGGCTTTGACTACGAATCCGTTGAACACGGTCAGACAAACCCGAATATTGCGTATGACAGCACAAACGGACGTTTTCTTGTCACATGGGCTGATGCCAGAACCGGCGCAACATCACTTGAAAACATTGACGTCTTCGGTCAGTTTGTTAATGGAGCGGGTTCACTGAGTGGAAGCAATTTCCCGCTTACCACGAACCAGTACAATCAGCAGAGCCCCTCAACGGCATACAATGCGTTCAGCCAGAGATTCATTTCGGTCTGGGCTGATGCGAGGAACCTCAGTTCAAGCACATGCGGTTCGGGCACCCGGCCCTGCGGCTCTGATATATACGCTATACGCTACGCTCTCGGTCAGCCGCAGATAACTCTTTATAATGAAACAGGTTCTATCCTGAATCCGGCGCAGATAAACTTCGGCAGCATAAATACTGCAAGCACTCTTCAGAAAAGCTTCAAAATAAAGAATACGGGCGATGATGTTCTCAGGCTGAAATGTTTCAGCTCTCTTAACACCCCTTTTTCCTATATTAATCTCCCTGCTGAAATTGCCGCATGCGACAATAACTATCAGGAGATCAACCCCAACACAGAGCAGACATACAATGTTACCTTCTCCCCCACTGTGAACGGAACATTCAATACAAGCTTTGAAATTGTTTCCAACGCAGGCTACAGGACAATATACCTCACCGGCACAGCTCAGCAGGCTTCAATAGAAGTGCCCAACCTCACGAATAATACCTTAAGCTTTGCAGATACTACAGTTGACAGCTCATCCGCCATGTCATTCAGAATAAGGAATAACGGACAGGTAAGCTACACTATCAGCATACAGTCCGGTTCTCCGTTTGTAATTGATACGGCAGGCAGCCCCACACTTCCATACACCCTGAATGCGGGAAGCGAAGCTGTCTTCTATCTTAACTTTAATCCGACTGCCGCGGGTTCAGTAACCCGAACAGTCACAATCAGCACTGACGCAGGAATATCCACCAGCTTCAATGTGACAGGAAGAGGCATATCATCATCCAATGATGGCGATGACAACGGAACAGGCGGAGGAGACGGCGGAACAGATGACGATGATGACGGCGAACCCAGCGGCGGGTGCTCCGCAGGCGGAAACTCCAACCTCCCCATAGCTCTTTTCGCCCTTGCGGGAATTGCCAAGGTAATAATGAGAAGAAGAAAAGAACAGGAATAA
- the pilM gene encoding type IV pilus assembly protein PilM — protein sequence MLGGKQQLIGVDIGSSSVKIVELKPKKKGYVVKSAVEVALTPDVIVEGAIMDYGEVAGAVSEAFKAGKFSSRNVAAGLKGSAVIAKRLSVPITDQDELRETFMWEAEQYIQMDIEDVSIDYETVEIDEAKGETDLVLAVARKDLIVDFKSVLEAAKLKPLVVDLEVFAMMNAFTANYETDDEAAVLVNIGHSTTLITITRNGSYEFSREVLKGGKNLCEMISQSLSIPYDEAERMMKNTSAIESDENLKETVDTFNSQIAMEIKNSIEMFDTASQSKPARCFICGGAAVLPGLRERIEKAVEADVSLFDPFARMEIAGSADKRLIEEKLHSFAVAAGLALRSAGEK from the coding sequence ATGTTGGGCGGAAAACAGCAGCTTATCGGTGTTGATATAGGGAGCAGTTCGGTAAAAATAGTCGAACTGAAGCCCAAAAAGAAAGGATATGTGGTTAAAAGCGCCGTTGAGGTTGCTCTTACCCCCGATGTTATAGTCGAAGGCGCTATAATGGACTACGGCGAAGTCGCCGGAGCCGTCTCGGAAGCCTTTAAAGCGGGTAAATTCTCTTCAAGAAACGTTGCCGCGGGTCTCAAAGGAAGCGCGGTGATAGCCAAAAGACTCTCCGTTCCCATAACTGATCAGGATGAACTGCGTGAAACCTTCATGTGGGAAGCCGAGCAGTACATCCAGATGGATATTGAGGACGTAAGCATAGATTACGAAACAGTGGAGATCGACGAAGCCAAGGGCGAAACCGACCTTGTGCTCGCCGTTGCCAGAAAAGATCTTATCGTGGACTTCAAGTCGGTGCTGGAGGCGGCAAAGCTTAAACCCCTTGTGGTTGACCTTGAGGTTTTCGCCATGATGAACGCTTTTACCGCTAACTATGAAACGGATGACGAGGCGGCGGTTCTTGTAAATATAGGTCATTCCACAACCTTAATCACTATCACCAGAAACGGAAGCTACGAATTTTCCAGAGAGGTCTTAAAGGGCGGCAAAAACCTCTGCGAGATGATAAGCCAGTCCCTCTCCATTCCGTATGACGAGGCGGAAAGGATGATGAAGAACACCTCCGCTATTGAGTCCGACGAAAACCTGAAAGAAACCGTAGACACCTTTAACTCCCAGATAGCGATGGAAATTAAAAACTCCATAGAAATGTTTGACACCGCAAGCCAGTCAAAGCCTGCACGCTGCTTCATCTGCGGCGGCGCTGCTGTTCTGCCCGGACTGCGGGAAAGGATTGAGAAAGCCGTGGAGGCGGACGTCTCCCTCTTTGATCCTTTTGCCAGAATGGAAATAGCAGGCTCGGCGGACAAAAGGCTGATAGAGGAAAAGCTTCACTCTTTTGCCGTTGCGGCGGGGCTTGCTCTCAGGAGCGCGGGGGAAAAATGA
- a CDS encoding HypC/HybG/HupF family hydrogenase formation chaperone codes for MCLGFPGKLIEMDDFKAVVDIDGTRREVSLMMLPDEVVLGDYVMVHAGFAIAKMDPDEAQKTLEALREFADLLDEEGQL; via the coding sequence ATGTGTTTGGGTTTTCCCGGAAAACTTATTGAAATGGATGATTTTAAAGCCGTTGTGGACATTGACGGCACAAGAAGAGAGGTTTCACTCATGATGCTTCCCGATGAGGTGGTGCTGGGTGATTATGTTATGGTTCACGCCGGATTCGCCATCGCCAAAATGGATCCGGACGAGGCTCAGAAGACCCTTGAAGCACTGAGAGAGTTTGCGGATCTTCTCGATGAGGAAGGACAATTGTGA
- the hisI gene encoding phosphoribosyl-AMP cyclohydrolase — translation MIEIDWGKQAGLLPVVVQDEETKDVLMLAYANKEALELTKETGYAHYFSRSRNSLWKKGETSGNLQKVVSVKLDCDGDTLLYIVNQTGAACHTGERTCFFTELYRGV, via the coding sequence ATGATTGAAATAGATTGGGGAAAGCAGGCGGGTCTTCTTCCTGTTGTTGTGCAGGATGAGGAAACAAAAGACGTGCTGATGCTTGCTTATGCAAATAAAGAAGCGCTTGAGCTTACAAAGGAAACAGGATACGCCCACTATTTTTCCAGAAGCAGGAACTCGCTGTGGAAAAAGGGCGAAACTTCGGGAAACCTCCAGAAAGTTGTTTCGGTGAAGCTTGACTGCGACGGGGATACCCTGCTTTACATCGTAAATCAGACCGGCGCCGCCTGCCACACCGGAGAAAGAACCTGTTTTTTTACTGAGCTTTACCGGGGAGTATAG